In the genome of Photobacterium sp. TY1-4, one region contains:
- a CDS encoding 3-deoxy-D-manno-octulosonic acid kinase, translating to MQVISSTNTRIWFDEALLDAEPERSFDPQYWQQRGAMSGQARGRGTTYFIETPVLPMALRHYWRGGLLGKLIRDQYIFTGWDNTRCAQELQLLQLLAEGGVRVPRPVAARAVRCGVGYRADILTEKVPGAQDLVAVLQLRAMAPAEWAEVGQLIRQMHDLGVCHTDLNIHNILLDNQGQCWLIDFDKCSQRKGEAWKQQNLDRLLRSLRKELQRFSILWVEDDWEALMAGYRHNE from the coding sequence ATGCAAGTTATATCATCAACAAATACCCGGATCTGGTTTGATGAGGCTTTGCTTGACGCTGAGCCGGAACGCAGCTTTGACCCGCAGTATTGGCAGCAGCGGGGAGCGATGAGCGGCCAGGCCCGCGGACGCGGAACGACGTATTTTATCGAGACGCCCGTCTTGCCGATGGCGCTGCGTCATTACTGGCGTGGCGGCTTACTGGGAAAGCTCATTCGGGATCAATATATTTTTACCGGCTGGGACAACACCCGTTGCGCGCAGGAGCTCCAACTATTGCAGCTGCTGGCTGAGGGGGGAGTGCGGGTGCCGCGGCCGGTGGCGGCCCGGGCGGTGCGCTGCGGTGTCGGGTACCGGGCTGATATTCTGACCGAAAAAGTGCCGGGTGCGCAGGATCTGGTGGCAGTGTTGCAGCTGCGTGCTATGGCCCCCGCGGAATGGGCCGAAGTTGGTCAATTGATCCGGCAGATGCATGATCTCGGCGTCTGCCATACAGATTTAAACATTCACAATATACTATTAGATAACCAAGGGCAGTGCTGGTTGATCGATTTTGACAAGTGCTCCCAGCGGAAAGGAGAAGCATGGAAGCAGCAAAACCTTGATAGGTTGTTGCGATCTTTAAGAAAGGAACTTCAGCGTTTTTCCATCCTGTGGGTTGAGGATGACTGGGAAGCGCTCATGGCCGGCTATCGGCATAACGAGTAA
- a CDS encoding glycosyltransferase family 32 protein — MKNITILLANRGIKLLGNCFKVLSYPFHWLFPKKRFEIPIYSKAKIKAVNDAGIPKVIWQTNFSNQSTLPVYLNYLFNRLMALDHDYYYVSTEARQEFIKANASDEIYQSYCQITDGAAQADLWRLLTLDKLGGIYMDIDACLVWPLSRITRGKDHVFISNKQDRQITNFFIATKPNNPVLQKTIAQVVKNIQHYDAQKGVYFTTGPAVLEQALAGEDAYIRSYRYTAIQGCFTNEHFQYMDKPRGKWIHADAKDLINKGTPKP; from the coding sequence ATGAAGAATATAACTATTTTATTGGCCAACCGCGGGATTAAATTATTGGGCAACTGCTTTAAAGTGCTCTCGTATCCGTTCCACTGGTTGTTCCCGAAAAAACGATTTGAGATCCCGATTTATTCGAAAGCGAAGATCAAAGCTGTGAATGATGCGGGGATCCCCAAGGTGATCTGGCAAACCAATTTCTCCAACCAATCCACCCTGCCGGTCTATCTGAACTATTTGTTTAACCGCCTGATGGCTTTGGATCACGACTACTATTATGTCAGCACCGAGGCGCGTCAGGAATTCATCAAGGCAAACGCCTCCGACGAGATCTACCAGAGTTACTGCCAAATCACGGACGGCGCTGCCCAGGCGGATTTATGGCGCCTGTTGACCCTGGACAAGCTGGGGGGGATTTATATGGACATTGACGCCTGCCTGGTGTGGCCGCTGTCCCGGATCACCCGGGGGAAAGATCATGTCTTTATCTCGAATAAGCAGGACCGACAAATCACCAACTTTTTCATTGCGACGAAGCCGAATAATCCGGTGTTGCAGAAAACCATCGCGCAGGTGGTGAAAAATATTCAACACTATGATGCGCAGAAAGGGGTGTATTTTACGACGGGCCCAGCCGTACTTGAGCAAGCGCTGGCAGGCGAGGATGCTTACATCAGAAGCTACCGCTATACCGCGATTCAGGGATGCTTTACCAATGAGCATTTTCAGTACATGGATAAACCGCGAGGCAAGTGGATCCATGCCGATGCGAAAGATTTAATCAATAAAGGGACGCCCAAGCCTTGA
- the waaA gene encoding lipid IV(A) 3-deoxy-D-manno-octulosonic acid transferase, whose product MMLRYLYSALLYLACPFFLVKLYRHHPDKPAVGRRWREHFGFCPPLTGQRPVWIHAVSVGEVIAASELIRALHRQYPNQALLLTTTTSTGAAQAAKLADIAEHRYMPLDFGWAVRRFLNITRPRALLIMETELWPNTLRQAKRAGIAVTVLNARLSERSCQRYRKVQPLFDLARINIDLLLCQHPDDADRFQRLGVSPSQVQVTGSLKFDLAISDTIRSQGAALRRQLGSRPVWIAASTHQGEDEQILTAFRQIKTQCPDALLMLVPRHPERFAAVSQLCSQAGFDWVRRTDTGDQPLPASCEIYLGDTMGEMLMMFAAADIAFVGGSLIGDKVGGHNMLEPAALAKPVLTGPSYYNFTDIAQQLIHRGGCRVCEDAAQLAQQVTTLLCDTQQCEAMGANARAVLEENQGAIAKTLAAISRTLTAQQS is encoded by the coding sequence ATGATGCTGAGATACCTTTACTCGGCCCTGCTGTACCTGGCCTGCCCGTTCTTTCTGGTAAAGCTGTACCGGCACCATCCGGACAAGCCCGCGGTCGGCCGCCGCTGGCGGGAGCACTTTGGCTTCTGTCCGCCGCTCACAGGCCAGCGGCCTGTCTGGATCCATGCAGTTTCTGTCGGCGAGGTGATCGCCGCCAGCGAGCTGATCCGTGCCTTGCACCGCCAGTATCCGAACCAGGCACTGCTACTCACGACCACCACCAGCACCGGCGCCGCTCAGGCCGCCAAGCTGGCAGATATTGCCGAACATCGCTATATGCCGCTGGATTTCGGCTGGGCCGTGCGCCGGTTTCTGAACATCACCCGGCCCCGGGCATTGCTGATCATGGAAACCGAGCTGTGGCCAAATACCCTACGCCAAGCCAAGCGGGCCGGTATTGCAGTTACCGTGCTCAACGCCCGCCTGTCCGAGCGCTCTTGCCAGCGCTACCGGAAAGTCCAGCCGCTGTTTGATCTCGCCCGCATAAACATTGACCTGCTGCTTTGCCAGCACCCGGATGATGCCGATCGCTTTCAGCGGCTCGGGGTCAGCCCATCACAGGTTCAGGTGACCGGCTCTCTGAAATTTGACCTCGCCATCAGCGACACCATCCGCAGCCAAGGCGCCGCGCTGCGTCGGCAACTGGGTTCACGCCCGGTGTGGATTGCCGCCAGTACCCACCAGGGAGAAGATGAACAAATTCTGACAGCCTTCCGGCAAATCAAAACCCAATGCCCGGACGCGCTGCTGATGCTGGTGCCACGCCATCCCGAACGCTTTGCCGCCGTCTCCCAACTGTGCAGCCAGGCAGGATTCGATTGGGTTCGGCGCACGGATACCGGTGATCAGCCGCTCCCGGCCTCATGTGAGATTTACCTCGGCGACACCATGGGGGAAATGCTGATGATGTTTGCTGCGGCCGATATCGCTTTCGTCGGCGGGAGCCTGATCGGGGACAAGGTCGGCGGCCACAATATGCTGGAACCTGCCGCCCTGGCCAAACCTGTCCTGACGGGGCCCAGCTACTATAACTTTACGGACATTGCCCAGCAGCTGATCCATCGCGGCGGCTGCCGGGTCTGTGAAGATGCGGCGCAGTTAGCCCAACAAGTCACCACCCTATTGTGTGACACGCAGCAGTGTGAAGCCATGGGCGCCAATGCACGGGCGGTGCTGGAAGAAAACCAGGGGGCAATTGCGAAGACCCTGGCGGCTATCTCACGGACGTTAACAGCGCAACAGTCCTGA
- the waaF gene encoding lipopolysaccharide heptosyltransferase II has product MKILIIGPSWVGDMVMSQTLYTSLKQQHPHATIDVIAPAWCKPLLERMPEINQALEMPIGHGEFNLTGRYQIGKSLRGHGYTHAYVLPNSAKSALIPLFAKIPSRTGWKGESRYGLLNDLRSNKKQFGLMVECYCALAYDKARMADSSCLPAIPHPKLNVDQAQQAASMARLGLSDERPVLGMCPGAEFGPAKRWPEHYFAEVANAMIKAGFQVWLFGSQKDQAVTNDIVSQLAPEHRQHCANLAGQTQLVEAIDLLAKCRIVLSNDSGLMHIAAAVGTKIVALYGSTSPDYTPPLAEQVAILHTDIECRPCFKRECPYGHLKCLKELMPSRVVDAIHKLNVEAQA; this is encoded by the coding sequence ATGAAAATACTAATTATTGGCCCATCCTGGGTCGGCGATATGGTGATGTCGCAGACGCTTTATACCAGCCTCAAGCAACAACACCCACACGCCACAATTGATGTGATCGCGCCCGCCTGGTGTAAACCACTCCTGGAACGCATGCCGGAAATCAACCAAGCGCTCGAGATGCCGATTGGCCATGGTGAATTCAACTTAACAGGCCGCTACCAGATCGGGAAATCCCTGCGTGGACACGGATATACCCATGCCTATGTCCTGCCCAATTCCGCCAAGTCTGCACTGATCCCCCTGTTTGCCAAGATTCCGTCCCGAACCGGCTGGAAAGGGGAGTCACGCTACGGGCTGCTCAATGATCTGCGGAGCAACAAAAAACAATTCGGATTGATGGTCGAGTGCTACTGCGCCCTGGCCTACGACAAGGCCCGGATGGCGGACAGCAGCTGCCTCCCGGCGATTCCGCATCCGAAACTGAATGTGGATCAAGCCCAACAAGCAGCCTCAATGGCGCGATTAGGCCTCAGTGACGAGCGTCCTGTGCTGGGGATGTGCCCGGGGGCTGAATTCGGCCCGGCCAAACGCTGGCCTGAACACTATTTTGCCGAAGTCGCCAACGCCATGATTAAAGCCGGGTTCCAGGTCTGGCTGTTTGGCTCACAAAAAGATCAAGCCGTAACTAATGACATCGTTTCGCAGCTGGCGCCGGAACATCGCCAGCATTGTGCGAACCTGGCCGGCCAAACGCAGCTGGTTGAGGCCATCGACCTGCTGGCGAAGTGCCGGATTGTCCTGAGCAACGATTCAGGCCTGATGCACATCGCTGCAGCCGTCGGCACCAAAATTGTCGCCCTGTATGGCTCTACCTCGCCCGACTACACACCGCCGCTCGCCGAGCAGGTTGCCATCCTCCACACCGATATCGAATGCCGCCCGTGCTTCAAGCGCGAGTGTCCTTACGGCCATCTGAAGTGTCTGAAAGAGCTGATGCCGTCGCGGGTTGTAGACGCCATCCACAAACTCAACGTAGAAGCGCAAGCATGA